A window of Candidatus Hydrogenedentota bacterium genomic DNA:
TAACATCAGAGAGAGTCGCCACTTGATCAATGGCCGAAGGGCTGGGCACGCGCAAATACCAAGAGGTCACGTCGGGAACATCCTTTTGGATGGTCTTCAGATTGGAAAGGCGTGAATCCCCCACGCTGTTCATACCCATGGCAGCGAGGGCCTTCAAAACCTGACGGTTTCCACAAAGTACTTTTGTAACCAGCGTCCACTGGCTGCGGTGTTGGCGCATAAGCCCTTCAATAGCAAGGTAATTATGTAATAATGCATCATAATTAATAAGAAGCTGATTCACGAGTCCATCTCATTTCTGCGTAGTTGCTTTCAAAACCCAAGCGTTTGTATAGACGACGGGCAGGGTTATCATATTCCACATGCAGCTTAATATTTCCGGCGCATGTTGCTTGAGCACGTCGAATCAGTTGCGCCCCTAATCCCCTGCCGCGGGCTGCTTTATGTACCGCCACAAACAATAATAAATGCTCAGGTACATAACCGGTCATTCCTGTGTCCAGCATCACCAAAGCTCCGTGAAGGATTTGCTCTTCATAAAGGAGTAAAACAAAACCTTTCCGATTTGAATCATTATTCAACGCATAATCCAAACCTGCGCTGATATCATCGACGCTGTCTTCATAAGGTTTGAGATGCTCATGTAAAAATAACGCCAAGTCGTGACGTGATAGGGAAAGCGGAAAGTCTCTTTCATGACGGGCAATATAAATGCCGGATTCTAGTGTTTTCTTCTCTTTTGATTCAATTGATTCCTCTAAAGTCGTGTGGAGCAACATCTGGACAGAGGCAACAACACCATCCGGAACAGATAAATCCATTCTAAGCGATTCATCCAAGCTAGGGCTTTGATCATGATTCATCACTGCGGCAAGTTTCGACAACACCGAACGCACTTTAATCTGTTCGTCTTCGTCCATATCGTCAAGAAAATGAAGGAAGCGCTCTTGAAACAAAGGGGGCGATTTTTTTACGATTTCTAGACCTTTGTCAGTTAGAGTGAGGAAGATTTGTCGCTGGTCTTTCTCATTCCGAGAACGCTGCACATGACCCGCCTGTTCAAGACGGTCGACCAGGCTTGTAAGGGTCGCGTTACTTAGGCTGACTCGTTTTGCAAGCTTCCCAACGCTAATTTCTTTACCATTCTTTTGAATTTCCCGCAAA
This region includes:
- a CDS encoding GNAT family N-acetyltransferase, whose product is AMSHQKEEITDEILINLRKITQAMSIHSRALHRQHAITAPQLVVLREIQKNGKEISVGKLAKRVSLSNATLTSLVDRLEQAGHVQRSRNEKDQRQIFLTLTDKGLEIVKKSPPLFQERFLHFLDDMDEDEQIKVRSVLSKLAAVMNHDQSPSLDESLRMDLSVPDGVVASVQMLLHTTLEESIESKEKKTLESGIYIARHERDFPLSLSRHDLALFLHEHLKPYEDSVDDISAGLDYALNNDSNRKGFVLLLYEEQILHGALVMLDTGMTGYVPEHLLLFVAVHKAARGRGLGAQLIRRAQATCAGNIKLHVEYDNPARRLYKRLGFESNYAEMRWTRESASY